In one window of Cellulophaga sp. HaHa_2_95 DNA:
- a CDS encoding tetratricopeptide repeat-containing sensor histidine kinase has protein sequence MFLNVTHTYAQNNKLDSLSTVLFQLQHNSNFESSSKEHIDLLNAIGHEYYFKNIDSLYFYTKKAQELSRKQNYAEGTIMALIGLSHYEAYNGKNDKAIQFLEKAYNLAKKIENQKLKIRALNPLGILHYDIGNHAEALKAYLKAIEIATDTNDLLNLSFIQENVAHLYLSQKDYQQSLSLYKKVQEINHQLGNDVYTAQSSSNIADLYVKLKDFENAKVYIDSSIVIFEEKNIDDWLAYSYMVKGDMYLRQNRPRLALYWYDKALTLHESLNDDRSKAQLLNSLSEAYFKLYNYVKAEENALASLEIGTRLSLLDDSKTSNQLLYQINKKNNKADIALKYHEVFKLLSDSISRKENLNSLGILKTKLEFEKQQKDAQLANEKVKARQNIYFYMALIALAILALIIFLLRKQSKARKVFNKELRLKTKALEKREEELSGINATKDKLFSIIGHDLRGPINALASVLNMLKDDEISQEEFLEFTPKVKNDVDAISFTLNNLLSWGRTQMTGSKTEASSFNIHELVSENINLLQETAKNKNISITNTTPMKAFVWADINQIDVVIRNLLSNAIKFSHPKSIITANATKEGDFLKVAIKDKGVGMSPEVLEQVFNSKNTTLASTYGTSNEKGTGLGLSLCKEMVNNNGGEIFVTSKLNEGSIFYFTIPLRENNTK, from the coding sequence GTGTTTCTTAATGTCACCCACACATATGCACAGAACAACAAATTAGATAGTTTATCTACCGTATTATTTCAATTACAGCACAATAGTAATTTTGAGTCTTCAAGCAAAGAACACATAGATCTGTTAAATGCTATAGGTCATGAATACTATTTTAAAAATATAGATAGTTTATATTTCTACACCAAAAAAGCACAAGAATTAAGTAGGAAACAAAACTATGCAGAAGGAACTATTATGGCGCTAATAGGACTTAGTCATTATGAAGCGTATAATGGTAAAAATGATAAGGCTATACAATTCTTAGAAAAAGCATATAACCTCGCTAAAAAAATAGAAAATCAGAAATTAAAAATTCGCGCATTAAACCCTTTAGGTATTTTGCATTATGATATAGGGAATCATGCAGAGGCGCTAAAAGCATATTTAAAAGCTATTGAAATTGCTACTGATACTAACGATCTCTTAAATTTATCCTTTATCCAAGAAAATGTAGCTCACTTATATCTTTCACAAAAAGATTATCAGCAAAGTTTAAGCCTTTACAAAAAAGTTCAAGAGATCAACCATCAATTAGGGAATGATGTTTACACCGCACAAAGTAGTAGTAATATTGCCGATTTATATGTCAAACTAAAAGATTTTGAAAATGCTAAAGTGTACATTGATAGTAGTATTGTAATTTTTGAAGAAAAAAATATCGATGATTGGCTAGCCTACTCCTACATGGTAAAAGGTGACATGTACTTAAGACAGAACAGACCAAGATTGGCCTTATACTGGTATGATAAAGCACTTACTTTGCATGAAAGCTTAAATGATGACAGAAGCAAAGCTCAACTTTTAAACTCTTTGTCTGAAGCTTATTTTAAACTCTACAACTATGTTAAAGCGGAAGAGAATGCCCTTGCCTCCTTAGAAATTGGAACAAGGCTTAGCCTCTTAGATGATTCTAAAACATCCAACCAGCTATTATATCAAATTAATAAAAAGAATAACAAGGCAGATATTGCTTTAAAGTACCACGAGGTATTTAAGCTATTATCAGATTCTATCTCACGAAAAGAAAACCTAAATAGCCTAGGTATACTCAAAACTAAATTAGAGTTTGAAAAGCAGCAAAAAGATGCACAACTGGCAAATGAAAAAGTAAAAGCTAGACAAAATATTTACTTCTATATGGCATTGATTGCTCTAGCTATTTTAGCATTAATAATCTTCTTATTACGCAAACAATCTAAAGCACGTAAAGTATTTAATAAAGAGCTCAGGTTGAAAACTAAAGCATTAGAAAAAAGAGAAGAAGAACTGAGTGGAATAAACGCCACAAAAGATAAATTATTTTCAATTATTGGTCATGACCTTAGAGGTCCCATAAATGCACTAGCCAGTGTTCTGAACATGTTGAAAGATGATGAAATTTCTCAAGAAGAATTTTTGGAGTTTACACCTAAAGTTAAAAATGATGTAGATGCCATTTCATTTACCTTAAACAATCTATTATCATGGGGTAGAACGCAAATGACGGGTTCTAAAACCGAAGCATCTTCTTTTAATATTCATGAATTAGTTTCTGAAAATATTAATTTACTCCAAGAAACAGCTAAGAACAAAAATATTTCTATAACCAACACCACGCCTATGAAAGCTTTTGTTTGGGCAGATATTAACCAAATAGATGTGGTAATCAGAAATCTCTTGAGCAATGCTATAAAATTTTCACACCCAAAAAGCATTATAACCGCAAATGCAACAAAAGAGGGCGACTTTCTTAAAGTTGCTATAAAAGATAAAGGCGTTGGTATGTCTCCAGAGGTCC
- a CDS encoding M28 family peptidase: MKKIAFVVTLLAMACNSSQKTVSDTSSEAKTAMDPKPYAETITEAELKEHLYIYASDEFEGRETGKPGQKKAVEYLAEQYKKMGIPAAQADGNYFQNVPLTVSKLPEGTITINGKTYNNGEGLLTFTAAEGAYNDIVYAGFGIEDEKYSDYSAIDVTDKIVLIKAGEPMKADGTYIISGGTEKSVWSNLSESVGKRFEAAQTKGAKGVLYFDENNFARFESRFDYMKKNDSGRMGIKEDQSSTFFNFFINETIANAILPDVKNENKAKVIAAKIDLAIKSSDEDVDSENVVAILKGSEKPDEYLIISSHLDHIGVTKDGEVNNGADDDGSGTVALLEIAQAFKKAADEGKGPKRSIVFLHVTGEEKGLLGSQYYTDFDPIFPLAQTVADLNIDMIGRIDPKREGDRNYIYLIGSDKLSTDLHMISEEANKKYMNIALDYTYNDENDPNRFYYRSDHYNFVKNNIPIIFYFNGTHDDYHAPGDTPDKINYDLLENRSRLVFYTGWEVANREDRLVVDKENK; encoded by the coding sequence ATGAAAAAAATAGCATTTGTTGTGACATTATTGGCCATGGCCTGTAATTCTTCACAGAAAACTGTTTCTGATACATCTTCAGAAGCTAAGACTGCCATGGATCCTAAACCTTATGCAGAAACCATTACGGAAGCAGAGTTAAAAGAGCATTTATACATTTATGCCTCTGATGAATTTGAAGGTAGAGAAACAGGAAAGCCTGGACAGAAAAAGGCCGTAGAATATTTGGCAGAGCAATATAAGAAAATGGGTATTCCTGCAGCGCAAGCAGATGGGAACTATTTTCAAAATGTACCCTTAACGGTTAGCAAACTTCCAGAAGGAACTATTACTATAAATGGTAAAACATACAATAATGGAGAGGGACTTTTGACATTCACTGCTGCAGAAGGAGCTTACAATGACATTGTATATGCTGGTTTTGGAATAGAGGACGAAAAGTATTCTGACTACAGTGCTATTGATGTTACAGATAAAATTGTGTTAATAAAAGCCGGAGAGCCAATGAAGGCTGATGGAACATATATAATCTCTGGAGGTACTGAAAAATCTGTTTGGAGTAATTTATCAGAATCTGTAGGTAAAAGATTTGAAGCTGCTCAAACTAAAGGCGCTAAAGGTGTTTTATATTTTGATGAAAATAATTTTGCTCGTTTTGAAAGTCGCTTTGATTACATGAAAAAGAACGATAGCGGAAGAATGGGTATCAAAGAAGATCAATCTAGTACTTTCTTTAATTTCTTTATTAACGAGACCATCGCTAACGCGATCCTACCTGATGTTAAAAATGAAAACAAAGCAAAGGTTATTGCTGCTAAAATAGATTTAGCTATTAAAAGTTCTGATGAAGATGTAGATTCTGAAAATGTTGTCGCTATTTTAAAAGGCTCAGAAAAACCAGATGAGTATTTAATTATTTCTTCGCATTTAGATCATATAGGAGTTACTAAAGATGGTGAGGTAAACAATGGTGCAGATGATGATGGTTCTGGAACGGTAGCCTTATTGGAAATAGCTCAAGCTTTTAAGAAAGCAGCAGACGAAGGTAAGGGTCCTAAAAGATCCATTGTGTTTTTACATGTAACTGGAGAAGAAAAAGGACTATTAGGTTCTCAATATTATACTGATTTTGATCCTATCTTTCCATTAGCACAAACGGTTGCCGATTTAAATATAGATATGATAGGCCGTATTGATCCTAAAAGAGAAGGAGATCGTAATTACATTTACTTAATAGGATCTGATAAATTGAGTACCGATTTGCATATGATCTCTGAAGAAGCAAATAAAAAATACATGAACATTGCTTTAGATTATACGTACAATGATGAAAATGATCCGAACAGATTTTATTATAGAAGTGATCATTACAACTTTGTGAAAAATAATATCCCTATTATATTTTACTTTAATGGTACACATGATGATTACCACGCTCCTGGAGATACTCCAGATAAGATTAATTATGACTTACTAGAAAATAGATCAAGATTAGTATTCTATACCGGTTGGGAAGTTGCGAATAGAGAAGATAGACTTGTTGTAGATAAGGAAAACAAATAA
- a CDS encoding aldehyde dehydrogenase (NADP(+)) — MISGKNYIGNKLSAKNTKTYKTFNPKTNTENTISFYEANQEEIDEAVLLASNAFEVNKHISKENKAIFLSTIADEIVALDSALIETYCSETGLAEGRALGERGRTVGQLRMFADLVRQGNWVDATIDTAIPDRVPMPKSDLRKMMVPLGPVVVFGASNFPLAYSTAGGDTASALASGCPVIVKSHPMHAATGELVAAAISKAAEKTGMPNGVFSNLNSSGIEVGVALVKHPGVKAVGFTGSIRGGRALFDLAAQREEPIPVFAEMGSINPVVILPKALAAKNEEWAKTYASSITLGSGQFCTNPGLLLGISSDSLNKFIVHLSDEIVKIDPTCMLHPNIYKAYTKNKENAETQQGVVTAASFETKVADNYAKQALTTVDGATFLKNTSLHQEVFGPYSMVVRCENAKELEAVIAALEGQLTGTVIAEDNDAENYVEIINALKNRVGRIIYNGVPTGVEVCPSMQHGGPYPASSDSRFSAVGVHAIKRWIRPFSYQDWPNALLPLELQNENPLQLSRLINGEQTIRSI; from the coding sequence ATGATATCTGGAAAAAATTATATAGGGAACAAACTGTCGGCAAAAAATACAAAAACATACAAGACCTTTAACCCAAAAACAAACACGGAGAATACGATAAGTTTTTACGAGGCAAATCAGGAAGAAATTGATGAGGCGGTACTTTTGGCTTCGAATGCTTTTGAGGTGAATAAGCATATTTCTAAGGAAAATAAGGCTATCTTTTTAAGTACAATAGCAGATGAAATAGTAGCATTAGATAGCGCGCTTATAGAAACATATTGTTCTGAAACAGGACTTGCAGAAGGGAGGGCATTAGGTGAAAGAGGTAGAACTGTTGGACAACTACGTATGTTTGCAGATTTGGTGCGTCAAGGAAATTGGGTAGACGCCACTATAGATACGGCCATTCCAGACAGAGTACCGATGCCAAAATCAGATTTACGTAAGATGATGGTGCCCTTAGGACCCGTGGTGGTGTTTGGAGCAAGTAATTTTCCATTGGCCTATTCTACTGCTGGCGGTGATACTGCTTCTGCATTAGCCTCTGGTTGTCCTGTGATTGTTAAAAGCCACCCTATGCATGCAGCAACAGGAGAACTGGTTGCCGCAGCAATTAGTAAAGCTGCAGAAAAAACAGGCATGCCCAATGGTGTTTTCTCTAATCTTAATAGTAGCGGAATAGAAGTAGGGGTTGCTTTAGTGAAACATCCTGGAGTTAAAGCCGTTGGTTTTACAGGCAGTATAAGAGGAGGTAGAGCTTTATTTGATTTAGCGGCGCAAAGAGAGGAACCCATTCCTGTATTTGCGGAAATGGGGAGTATTAACCCTGTAGTTATTTTGCCTAAGGCTTTGGCTGCCAAAAATGAAGAATGGGCAAAGACTTATGCCAGTTCCATCACATTAGGTTCAGGACAATTTTGTACCAATCCTGGTTTACTATTGGGTATTAGCAGTGATTCTTTGAACAAATTTATAGTGCACTTGTCTGATGAAATTGTTAAAATAGATCCCACATGTATGTTGCATCCTAACATTTATAAGGCATATACGAAGAATAAGGAGAACGCAGAAACGCAACAAGGAGTTGTCACAGCAGCCTCTTTTGAAACTAAGGTGGCAGATAATTATGCCAAACAAGCACTTACAACGGTAGACGGTGCTACATTCTTAAAAAACACAAGCTTGCATCAAGAAGTTTTCGGACCCTATTCTATGGTAGTACGCTGTGAGAATGCGAAAGAATTAGAAGCAGTTATAGCAGCTCTAGAGGGGCAACTAACGGGTACTGTGATTGCTGAGGACAATGATGCGGAAAACTATGTTGAAATAATCAATGCTTTAAAAAATAGAGTGGGGCGTATCATCTATAATGGGGTACCTACAGGAGTAGAAGTTTGTCCGTCTATGCAACATGGGGGGCCATACCCTGCATCTTCAGATAGTAGGTTTTCTGCTGTAGGAGTACATGCCATAAAAAGATGGATTAGACCTTTTTCATATCAAGACTGGCCTAATGCCTTATTACCTCTAGAATTACAAAACGAAAACCCGTTGCAATTAAGTAGATTGATAAACGGAGAACAAACTATAAGATCTATCTAA
- a CDS encoding 4-hydroxyproline epimerase: MASKTFFCVDAHTCGNPVRVVAGGGPILSGENMSQKRQHFLSEFDWIRKGLMFEPRGHDMMSGSIFYAPSNPENDFGILFIETSGCLPMCGHGTIGAITIGIEEGLIIPKIPGHVRMETPAGLVLIEYQQTGNKVDWVKLTNVKSYLAETNLTINCTGLGELTFDVSYGGNFYAIIDPQENFKGIQDFSAGKLVQFSQEIRSKINKKYPNLFVHPEDETIRDVSHVLWTGDTISPEATARNAVFYGDKAIDRSPCGTGTSARMAQWHAKGKLKIGEKFIHESYIGSQFIGRIEEEGTLEGKKAIIPSIQGWAKIYGYNTILIDDDDPYAHGFQVL, from the coding sequence ATGGCTAGTAAAACATTTTTCTGTGTTGATGCACATACCTGCGGAAATCCTGTACGAGTAGTAGCAGGAGGTGGGCCTATATTAAGTGGTGAAAACATGAGTCAAAAACGTCAGCATTTTTTATCTGAATTTGATTGGATTAGGAAAGGCTTAATGTTTGAACCTCGAGGTCATGATATGATGAGTGGAAGTATTTTTTATGCGCCTTCTAATCCTGAAAATGACTTTGGAATTTTATTTATAGAAACTAGCGGTTGCTTACCTATGTGCGGGCATGGTACTATAGGAGCAATTACTATAGGCATAGAAGAAGGGTTAATAATCCCTAAGATTCCAGGTCACGTGCGGATGGAGACACCTGCGGGCTTAGTATTAATTGAATACCAACAGACAGGAAATAAAGTGGATTGGGTAAAACTTACGAATGTAAAATCGTATTTAGCGGAAACAAACTTAACAATAAACTGTACGGGCTTAGGAGAACTAACTTTTGATGTTTCTTATGGAGGTAATTTCTATGCAATTATAGATCCACAGGAAAATTTTAAAGGAATTCAAGATTTTTCAGCGGGTAAACTAGTGCAGTTTAGTCAAGAAATTCGCTCTAAGATTAATAAAAAATATCCAAATTTATTTGTTCACCCCGAAGATGAAACGATTAGAGATGTAAGTCACGTTTTATGGACAGGAGATACTATTTCTCCAGAGGCTACTGCCCGTAATGCAGTATTCTATGGAGATAAGGCTATAGATAGATCCCCATGTGGTACCGGAACTTCTGCCCGAATGGCACAATGGCATGCTAAAGGAAAATTAAAAATAGGCGAAAAGTTTATTCATGAAAGTTATATTGGCTCTCAATTTATAGGTAGAATAGAAGAGGAAGGCACGCTAGAAGGGAAGAAAGCGATCATTCCAAGTATACAAGGTTGGGCAAAAATATATGGGTACAATACTATTCTTATAGATGATGATGACCCATATGCTCACGGGTTCCAAGTGCTGTAA
- a CDS encoding AraC family transcriptional regulator — protein sequence MNKVIEKYEFKKGLPQELEIKNLATLYRDSREDLIQPHRTDFYQIIWFKNGKPKHMVDFNPLQIEPNTILFVDKNSVQRFDENELVDGEVLLFTDNFFSRTEEDTRFLRSSMLFNDLYAISTIKLNGETTIFETFFELMKTELSHSADTYQSDILRNQLKNILLVSERERQTQNSAMINKGPDLDCVIKFRDLLDKQFQIQKSVAKYTTQLNVTQKRLNSATLKVMDITPKQMIDARVILEAKRLLVHSLDSVKEIGYTLGFEEPTNFVKYFKKHQTITPIEFRNKFGN from the coding sequence TTGAATAAAGTAATAGAAAAATACGAATTTAAGAAGGGACTACCTCAAGAGCTTGAAATAAAAAATCTAGCTACATTATACCGTGATTCGCGTGAAGACTTGATACAACCTCACAGAACAGATTTTTATCAAATTATATGGTTTAAGAATGGAAAACCTAAGCATATGGTTGATTTTAATCCGTTACAGATAGAGCCAAATACTATTTTATTTGTGGATAAAAATAGTGTTCAACGTTTTGATGAAAATGAATTAGTTGACGGGGAAGTACTTTTATTTACAGACAATTTTTTCTCTAGAACAGAAGAGGATACAAGATTTTTAAGAAGTAGCATGTTGTTTAATGATTTGTATGCAATATCAACCATAAAGTTAAATGGGGAAACTACTATTTTTGAAACCTTTTTTGAGCTTATGAAAACGGAGCTAAGTCACAGTGCAGATACCTATCAGTCAGATATTCTTAGAAATCAACTTAAAAATATATTATTGGTATCAGAAAGAGAAAGGCAAACCCAAAATAGTGCGATGATCAATAAGGGGCCAGATTTAGACTGCGTAATTAAGTTTAGAGATCTCTTAGATAAACAGTTTCAAATACAAAAATCTGTAGCTAAATATACAACGCAATTAAATGTTACTCAAAAACGTTTAAACTCGGCCACCTTAAAAGTAATGGATATTACTCCCAAACAAATGATAGATGCTAGGGTTATTTTAGAAGCTAAACGTTTGTTAGTCCATTCGTTAGATAGTGTCAAAGAAATAGGGTACACACTCGGTTTTGAAGAGCCTACAAATTTTGTGAAGTATTTTAAAAAACACCAAACGATAACACCAATAGAATTTAGGAATAAGTTTGGTAATTAG
- a CDS encoding helix-turn-helix domain-containing protein yields MDRKELFEKKPKIKINNKISFCPTSAAMELIGGKWKSVILTHLIGDKKRYNELRKEIPGITERTLSLQLKQLEADGMVNRKVFTKKPPLKVEYTLTEFGQTLVPILNLIVDWGLHAAETKGEFLFEE; encoded by the coding sequence ATGGACAGAAAAGAACTGTTTGAAAAAAAGCCAAAGATTAAAATCAATAATAAAATTTCATTTTGCCCAACGAGCGCAGCAATGGAATTAATTGGCGGTAAATGGAAGAGTGTTATACTAACCCATTTAATAGGCGATAAAAAACGCTATAATGAATTACGCAAGGAAATCCCTGGTATTACCGAGCGTACTTTAAGTTTACAGTTAAAACAATTGGAAGCTGATGGAATGGTAAACAGAAAAGTGTTTACTAAAAAACCACCTTTAAAAGTAGAATATACGCTTACGGAGTTTGGGCAAACATTGGTTCCTATTCTAAATCTAATTGTTGATTGGGGATTGCACGCAGCAGAAACAAAAGGAGAGTTTTTGTTTGAAGAATAG
- the nfsB gene encoding oxygen-insensitive NAD(P)H nitroreductase: MNLTEILNHRYSAKEFDATKKISDADFQQIKDVLRLSPSSVNLQPWHFLIADTQEGKERIAKGTQGFFKFNTPKVLDASHVIVIAARTDADDDYMNSILEQEDQDGRFAAQEFKDQMHGGRMLFANIHRYDLKDLPHWMEKQVYLNMGALLLGAAALGIDACPMEGVDVKALDEEFSLREKGFTTLAVVSLGYRKDSDFNAKLPKSRFPEETVITQL, translated from the coding sequence ATGAATCTAACAGAAATATTAAACCACCGCTACTCAGCAAAAGAATTTGATGCCACTAAGAAAATATCAGATGCAGATTTTCAACAGATAAAAGATGTACTGCGTTTAAGTCCGTCTAGCGTAAACCTACAGCCTTGGCATTTTTTAATTGCAGATACTCAAGAAGGCAAAGAACGAATTGCAAAAGGGACACAAGGGTTTTTCAAATTCAACACACCAAAAGTCTTAGACGCATCTCACGTAATTGTTATCGCAGCTCGCACAGATGCAGACGATGATTATATGAATAGCATTTTGGAGCAAGAAGACCAAGATGGTCGCTTTGCTGCACAAGAGTTTAAAGATCAAATGCACGGTGGTCGTATGCTATTTGCAAATATTCATCGCTACGACCTTAAAGATTTACCACACTGGATGGAAAAGCAAGTGTATTTAAATATGGGCGCACTTTTATTGGGTGCAGCTGCCTTAGGTATTGATGCTTGCCCAATGGAAGGGGTAGACGTAAAAGCATTAGATGAAGAATTTAGCTTACGTGAAAAAGGCTTCACCACTCTAGCGGTTGTGTCTTTAGGTTATAGAAAAGACAGTGACTTTAATGCAAAATTACCAAAGTCAAGGTTTCCTGAAGAAACAGTGATTACTCAGTTATAA
- a CDS encoding alpha/beta fold hydrolase: MKKLLKIIGGIIGVLVIAVAVIYFFFPKVLVDQTNASYARAASLEKKTVEINGYTVHFHESEGEDDKPDFVLVHGMGDDKSSFLQTAKFLSEDYHLILPDLAGHGENERKEGLDYSIDGQATFLKSFLEKLGVNQFNLVGNSMGGHTAAAYAIKYPNELNNLILLDAAGIKIDDHVVYGGFGKEIKNKEELDAVLSRVFYKVPDLPGPVADYMIETINNSKDFVDGSLIPAIKNGKYFNLKDDVQSIKAATLVLQGKHDEVVSFNVAEYYRDHIPNAKLVVLENASHSPQLEIPEEVANDIKKFISKTK; this comes from the coding sequence ATGAAGAAGCTTTTAAAAATAATTGGAGGAATTATTGGAGTATTAGTGATTGCTGTAGCGGTCATATACTTCTTCTTTCCAAAGGTTCTTGTAGACCAAACCAATGCCAGTTATGCTCGTGCTGCCAGTCTTGAGAAAAAAACGGTTGAAATAAATGGCTACACTGTTCATTTCCATGAAAGTGAAGGGGAAGATGATAAGCCAGACTTTGTTCTTGTTCACGGTATGGGAGATGATAAAAGTAGTTTTTTACAAACGGCTAAATTTTTATCAGAAGACTATCATTTAATTCTACCCGATTTAGCGGGTCACGGTGAAAATGAAAGAAAAGAAGGACTTGATTATTCCATAGATGGACAAGCAACATTTTTAAAATCTTTTTTAGAAAAACTTGGTGTAAATCAATTTAACCTTGTTGGTAACTCAATGGGCGGACATACCGCTGCAGCATATGCCATTAAATATCCAAATGAACTTAATAACCTCATTTTACTAGATGCTGCGGGTATTAAAATAGATGACCACGTTGTGTATGGTGGTTTTGGTAAAGAAATTAAAAACAAAGAAGAATTGGATGCTGTGCTTTCACGCGTCTTTTATAAAGTGCCGGACCTTCCTGGACCTGTAGCCGATTACATGATAGAAACCATAAACAATAGTAAAGATTTTGTAGATGGTTCTTTAATTCCTGCAATTAAAAACGGAAAATATTTCAATCTTAAAGATGATGTGCAATCCATTAAAGCAGCAACATTAGTATTACAGGGCAAACATGATGAAGTAGTAAGTTTTAACGTGGCTGAATACTACAGAGACCACATCCCCAATGCGAAGTTAGTAGTTCTTGAAAACGCATCGCACTCTCCACAATTAGAAATTCCAGAGGAAGTAGCTAATGATATTAAAAAATTCATTTCTAAAACTAAATAA
- a CDS encoding putative quinol monooxygenase — translation MKSTIVKFTAKPEYKDTFAATLKEAQAATQKEVGNKEIRVFVSKAEDNVFFVYERWADKAAITAHDNEPHTKKLIEVGQTALQSAPDFYFLGDTNPLPDHSKSANPEDDVFIIFFIFKIRTEFRKALIEQFENHITHTRKEEEGNILFDLYTVDNQEDTLAVYEHWRKESDVWDIHFNQPYAVKTGKLMEEAVIGDLKQYMNFVTEI, via the coding sequence ATGAAAAGTACAATAGTAAAATTTACAGCAAAACCAGAATACAAAGATACGTTTGCAGCAACGCTTAAAGAAGCACAAGCTGCAACACAGAAAGAGGTTGGTAATAAAGAGATTAGAGTATTTGTTTCTAAAGCAGAAGACAATGTGTTTTTTGTTTACGAACGTTGGGCAGACAAAGCTGCCATTACAGCTCACGATAACGAGCCACATACCAAAAAGTTAATTGAAGTAGGACAGACCGCCTTACAGTCGGCTCCAGATTTCTACTTTTTAGGCGATACAAATCCGCTTCCAGACCATTCTAAATCTGCAAATCCTGAAGATGACGTATTTATTATTTTCTTCATTTTTAAAATAAGAACTGAATTTAGAAAAGCACTTATTGAACAGTTTGAAAATCACATTACCCACACAAGAAAAGAGGAAGAAGGCAACATCCTTTTTGATTTATATACAGTAGATAATCAAGAGGATACCCTAGCAGTTTATGAGCATTGGAGAAAAGAATCTGATGTTTGGGACATTCACTTTAATCAACCTTATGCAGTAAAAACAGGCAAACTGATGGAAGAAGCTGTCATTGGTGATTTAAAGCAGTATATGAATTTCGTTACAGAAATTTAA
- the budA gene encoding acetolactate decarboxylase: protein MKKAILLVSLAILASCGNQDKKEAVSTTETQDHEHPHPHNVDDNGLAPHTENTIHQYAPTVALLNSIYEGDFTPEQMVQQGNIGIGTVNHLAGELVAVDGVVYTIDAEGGIKEAPEDLESPNMTMINFQPKKKVTVENITSYEELNKELQKYSTSKNSFYAYRIKGEFGYLKMASAHKVENEDVSLFEYLDTRVMYTRENIKGTLVGLFTPDYIGNVVIPGMHFHFLSEDITLGGHLEDIKFDKLQVEIQEINQVNLQLPQTEKFRNKTLKQGASPKATAKQNGK, encoded by the coding sequence ATGAAAAAAGCAATTCTATTAGTTTCCTTGGCAATTTTAGCAAGCTGCGGAAATCAGGACAAAAAAGAAGCAGTTTCAACTACAGAAACGCAAGATCACGAACATCCGCATCCACACAACGTTGATGATAACGGATTAGCACCACATACGGAAAACACCATTCATCAATATGCGCCAACGGTTGCGTTGTTAAATAGTATATATGAAGGTGATTTTACGCCAGAACAAATGGTACAGCAAGGTAATATTGGTATTGGTACCGTAAATCACCTAGCAGGTGAACTGGTTGCTGTAGATGGTGTGGTATATACTATTGATGCGGAAGGCGGAATTAAAGAAGCACCAGAAGATTTAGAATCGCCTAATATGACGATGATAAATTTTCAACCTAAAAAAAAAGTAACCGTTGAAAACATTACTTCATACGAAGAACTAAATAAAGAGCTTCAAAAATACTCTACTTCTAAAAATAGTTTTTATGCTTACAGAATTAAAGGAGAGTTTGGATATCTAAAAATGGCATCTGCACATAAAGTAGAAAACGAAGATGTCTCTCTTTTTGAATATTTAGATACAAGAGTAATGTATACTAGAGAAAATATCAAAGGAACTTTAGTAGGTTTATTTACGCCAGATTATATTGGAAATGTAGTGATTCCGGGAATGCACTTTCACTTTTTATCTGAAGATATAACACTGGGAGGACATTTAGAAGATATCAAGTTTGACAAACTTCAAGTAGAAATTCAAGAAATAAACCAAGTAAACCTACAGCTTCCTCAAACCGAAAAATTCAGAAACAAAACGTTGAAGCAAGGTGCCTCACCAAAAGCAACCGCAAAGCAAAACGGTAAATAA